In one window of Syngnathus scovelli strain Florida chromosome 22, RoL_Ssco_1.2, whole genome shotgun sequence DNA:
- the nrcama gene encoding neuronal cell adhesion molecule a isoform X5 yields MDFPMVHLVMGKMRSSGSGAVLLMILLSHLTAALEVPLDLPQPPTITVQSPKDYIFDPREDIIIHCEAKGKPHPSFSWTRNGSHFDVEQDSKVLMKPGSGTLVIDISGEKAEAYEGTYQCTAHNDHGTAISNNIVIRQSRSPLWSKERLEPITVQTGVSLVLQCRPPAGLPPPVIFWMDNIFQKLPLDNRVTQALNGDLYFSNVLPEDNRNDYICYARFPYTQTIQQKQPISVTVLQTFPAGQRRPGFMTPLGATSTKMVLRGETLELECIAEGLPTPEMSWQKDGGELPTSRVSFLNYKKTVKILDVSESDGGDYTCTATNRLGTAHHVIKVVVKAAPFWISAPRNLILAPNETGILTCRVSGDPKPDISWFVNGVPIENAPEDPTRKVDGDTVILSRVQTSSSAVYQCNASNEFGYLIANAFVSVLAEPPRVLTPPNQVYKVITNSPALLHCATFGSPIPTITWFKDRQISIKSEDPYVIHENGTLEINVAQSQNSGKYTCIASNNLGIKENHVFLEVKEPTRILKQPEYKVVQRGMSAIFECKVKHDPSLVPTMTWLKNSGELPDDERFEVDTDSLIIKDVTEEDEGTYTCIMNTTLDRDSASAMLTVVEKPDPPTDLELTDQTERSVQLTWIPGDEHNSATQNFLIQYEDLLHQPGIWVNMTEVAGTSTTAQLELSPYVYYSFRVLAKNQVGHSQPSQPSRQYRTNPAAPDENPSNVRGEGTEPGNLVISWTSLTGFQSNGPGLEYKVLWRQMDVDEEWSSNTVANASQYVVSGVPVYVPYEIKVQALNDYGNGPEAEVVVGYSGEDLPLSAPDGVLVTVDNSTMAKVHWEPVSPNSVRGKLKGYKVYYRRQRGLEDDEDQESQDQVLTFSENQTEGHLTGLQPYSLYNIFIRVLNSKGEGPQSQDTQFETLEGVPGPPSFLNVLNPSLDSLTLEWGPPLKKNGRLIGYTLKYQPVINSTEVGPATVLDFPLNETTVALDNLNSSVLYKFHLSAKTIKGAGANFTKEASTVTETTVASRHVDIATQGWFIGLMCAIALLILVLLIVCFIKRNKGGKYPVKEKEEAHQDPEIQPMKEDDGTFGEYSDTEDHKPLKGSRTPSNGTVRRDESDDSLVDYGEGGDGQFNEDGSFIGQYSGKKEKDTHEGNESSEAPSPVNAMNSFV; encoded by the exons ATGGACTTCCCCATGGTCCACCTGGTCATGGGCAAGATGAGATCCTCGGGTTCTGGAGCGGTTCTTCTCATGATCCTCTTGAGTCACCTGACAGCGGCGCTGGAAGTGCCCCTTGATC TGCCCCAGCCCCCCACTATCACGGTGCAATCCCCAAAGGATTACATCTTCGACCCACGGGAGGACATCATCATCCACTGTGAAGCCAAGGGGAAGCCTCACCCCAG CTTTTCTTGGACGAGGAACGGGAGCCATTTTGATGTGGAGCAAGACTCCAAAGTTCTAATGAAGCCCGGTTCGGGAACTCTGGTCATCGACATCAGTGGGGAAAAGGCCGAGGCCTACGAGGGAACGTACCAATGCACGGCCCACAATGACCACGGCACGGCTATCTCCAACAACATCGTCATCAGACAGTCCA GGTCCCCCTTGTGGTCGAAAGAAAGACTTGAACCCATCACGGTGCAGACGGGGGTCTCGCTGGTGCTGCAATGCCGCCCCCCGGCAGGGCTGCCCCCTCCCGTCATATTTTGGATGGATAACA TTTTCCAGAAGCTGCCGCTGGACAATCGAGTGACCCAAGCCCTGAACGGAGACTTGTACTTTTCCAACGTCCTCCCAGAGGACAATCGGAACGACTACATCTGCTATGCCCGCTTCCCGTATACGCAAACCATCCAGCAGAAGCAGCCCATCTCCGTCACAGTGCTACAAA CCTTCCCGGCAGGACAGCGCCGTCCCGGTTTCATGACTCCTTTAGGCGCCACCAGCACCAAGATGGTCCTACGAGGGGAGACCCTCGAGCTGGAATGCATCGCTGAAGGCTT GCCCACTCCGGAGATGTCTTGGCAGAAAGATGGCGGGGAGCTGCCAACCAGCAGAGTTTCTTTCCTCAATTACAAGAAGACGGTTAAGATTTTGGATGTAAGCGAAAGCGACGGCGGCGACTATACCTGCACGGCAACCAATCGCCTGGGCACGGCACACCACGTCATCAAGGTCGTCGTTAAAG CTGCTCCATTCTGGATCAGCGCTCCCAGGAACTTGATCCTGGCCCCAAATGAGACCGGCATCCTGACTTGTCGAGTCAGCGGAGACCCCAAGCCGGATATTAGTTGGTTTGTCAATGGAGTCCCAATAGAAA ATGCTCCTGAGGACCCCACTCGGAAGGTGGATGGCGACACGGTCATCCTCAGCCGAGTGCAAACCAGTTCCAGCGCCGTTTACCAGTGTAACGCCTCAAACGAATTCGGCTACCTTATCGCCAACGCATTTGTCAGCGTGCTCG CGGAGCCCCCGAGGGTGCTCACTCCTCCCAACCAAGTGTACAAGGTCATCACCAACAGCCCAGCTTTACTCCACTGCGCCACTTTCGGCTCACCGATACCAACCATCACTTG GTTCAAAGATCGCCAAATCAGCATCAAGAGCGAAGACCCCTACGTGATCCACGAGAACGGCACGCTGGAGATCAACGTGGCCCAATCGCAGAACAGCGGGAAGTACACGTGCATTGCTAGCAACAACCTGGGCATCAAGGAGAACCACGTTTTCCTGGAGGTCAAAGAGCCCACGCGTATCCTGAAGCAACCCGAGTACAAGGTGGTCCAACGAGGCATGAGCGCCATCTTCGAGTGTAAAGTCAAGCACGACCCGTCCCTCGTCCCCACCATGACCTGGTTGAAGAACAGCGGCGAGCTGCCAGACGACGAGAG GTTTGAGGTGGACACCGACAGTTTGATCATCAAAGATGTGACAGAGGAAGACGAGGGCACTTACACGTGCATCATGAACACCACCCTGGACCGGGACTCGGCCAGCGCCATGCTTACAGTCGTCG AGAAACCTGACCCGCCAACTGATCTGGAACTCACTGACCAAACAGAACGGAGTGTTCAGCTCACCTGGATCCCTGGAGATGAACACAACAGTGCCACACaga ATTTTTTAATCCAGTACGAGGATTTGCTGCACCAGCCCGGCATCTGGGTCAACATGACAGAAGTGGCTGGTACGAGCACCACAGCGCAACTGGAGCTCTCGCCGTACGTCTACTACTCCTTCCGGGTTCTGGCCAAGAACCAGGTGGGCCACAGCCAACCCAGCCAGCCATCACGCCAGTACAGAACCAACCCGGCGG CACCTGATGAGAATCCTTCAAATGTTCGGGGAGAAGGAACAGAACCTGGGAACCTGGTCATCTCCTGGACA TCGCTAACAGGATTCCAATCCAACGGGCCCGGTCTGGAATACAAAGTGCTTTGGCGCCAGATGGACGTGGATGAAGAATGGTCCTCTAATACCGTGGCCAACGCCTCACAATACGTCGTGTCCGGAGTTCCCGTCTACGTTCCCTACGAGATCAAAGTCCAAGCGCTCAACGACTACGGCAACGGGCCGGAAGCCGAGGTCGTCGTCGGATACTCCGGGGAAGACT TGCCTTTGTCCGCCCCTGATGGTGTCCTGGTCACGGTTGACAACAGCACAATGGCTAAAGTGCATTGGGAGCCGGTGTCGCCTAACTCGGTTCGTGGGAAACTTAAAGGCTACAAG GTATACTACCGCCGCCAACGAGGCCTGGAGGATGATGAGGATCAAGAGTCCCAAGACCAAGTTCTGACCTTCAGCGAGAACCAGACCGAGGGACACCTGACGGGCTTGCAGCCCTACAGCCTCTACAACATCTTCATCAGGGTCTTGAATAGCAAAGGAGAAGGTCCTCAGAGTCAGGACACGCAATTTGAGACCCTCGAGGGAG TTCCAGGACCACCGTCTTTTTTAAACGTCTTGAATCCCAGTTTGGACTCGCTCACTCTGGAATGGGGTCCACCACTGAAGAAAAATGGACGCCTTATTGGGTACACGCTGAAATACCAGCCAG TTATTAACAGCACGGAAGTGGGGCCGGCCACCGTCCTGGATTTTCCGCTCAACGAGACCACGGTGGCGTTGGACAACCTCAACTCCAGCGTCCTCTACAAGTTCCACCTGAGTGCAAAGACCATCAAAGGCGCTGGCGCCAATTTCACCAAAGAGGCTTCCACCGTCACGGAAACAA CCGTGGCCAGTCGGCACGTGGACATCGCCACCCAGGGCTGGTTCATCGGGCTGATGTGCGCCATCGCCCTGCTCATCCTGGTGCTCCTCATCGTCTGCTTCATCAAGAGGAACAAGGGTGGAAAATATCCAG TGAAAGAGAAAGAAGAAGCCCACCAAGACCCGGAGATCCAACCCATGAAGGAGGACGATGGCACATTTGGAGAATACAG tgacacggaggaccacAAGCCGCTGAAGGGCAGCCGGACGCCGTCCAACGGCACGGTGCGGCGTGACGAGAGCGACGACAGCCTGGTGGACTACGGAGAAGGCGGGGACGGTCAGTTCAACGAGGACGGCTCCTTCATCGGCCAGTACAGCGGCAAGAAGGAGAAAGACACACACGAGGGCAACGAAAGCTCCGAGGCGCCGTCGCCCGTCAACGCCATGAACTCTTTTGTCTAA
- the nrcama gene encoding neuronal cell adhesion molecule a isoform X2, producing MDFPMVHLVMGKMRSSGSGAVLLMILLSHLTAALEVPLDLPQPPTITVQSPKDYIFDPREDIIIHCEAKGKPHPSFSWTRNGSHFDVEQDSKVLMKPGSGTLVIDISGEKAEAYEGTYQCTAHNDHGTAISNNIVIRQSRSPLWSKERLEPITVQTGVSLVLQCRPPAGLPPPVIFWMDNIFQKLPLDNRVTQALNGDLYFSNVLPEDNRNDYICYARFPYTQTIQQKQPISVTVLQTFPAGQRRPGFMTPLGATSTKMVLRGETLELECIAEGLPTPEMSWQKDGGELPTSRVSFLNYKKTVKILDVSESDGGDYTCTATNRLGTAHHVIKVVVKAAPFWISAPRNLILAPNETGILTCRVSGDPKPDISWFVNGVPIENAPEDPTRKVDGDTVILSRVQTSSSAVYQCNASNEFGYLIANAFVSVLAEPPRVLTPPNQVYKVITNSPALLHCATFGSPIPTITWFKDRQISIKSEDPYVIHENGTLEINVAQSQNSGKYTCIASNNLGIKENHVFLEVKEPTRILKQPEYKVVQRGMSAIFECKVKHDPSLVPTMTWLKNSGELPDDERFEVDTDSLIIKDVTEEDEGTYTCIMNTTLDRDSASAMLTVVEKPDPPTDLELTDQTERSVQLTWIPGDEHNSATQNFLIQYEDLLHQPGIWVNMTEVAGTSTTAQLELSPYVYYSFRVLAKNQVGHSQPSQPSRQYRTNPAAPDENPSNVRGEGTEPGNLVISWTSLTGFQSNGPGLEYKVLWRQMDVDEEWSSNTVANASQYVVSGVPVYVPYEIKVQALNDYGNGPEAEVVVGYSGEDLPLSAPDGVLVTVDNSTMAKVHWEPVSPNSVRGKLKGYKVYYRRQRGLEDDEDQESQDQVLTFSENQTEGHLTGLQPYSLYNIFIRVLNSKGEGPQSQDTQFETLEGVPGPPSFLNVLNPSLDSLTLEWGPPLKKNGRLIGYTLKYQPVINSTEVGPATVLDFPLNETTVALDNLNSSVLYKFHLSAKTIKGAGANFTKEASTVTETTHIQPTVQTGKGPTEPPPHPTSPVTQSTHPPLRKAPSVGPVFGIVNTSVWEECAMITWEYFGHHKNIYVEYTVENSKEDWKRESVNGSHSHILKGLKPGTSYRVRVVARDPAGAAPHTTTEEVVTVPAVASRHVDIATQGWFIGLMCAIALLILVLLIVCFIKRNKGGKYPVKEKEEAHQDPEIQPMKEDDGTFGEYSDTEDHKPLKGSRTPSNGTVRRDESDDSLVDYGEGGDGQFNEDGSFIGQYSGKKEKDTHEGNESSEAPSPVNAMNSFV from the exons ATGGACTTCCCCATGGTCCACCTGGTCATGGGCAAGATGAGATCCTCGGGTTCTGGAGCGGTTCTTCTCATGATCCTCTTGAGTCACCTGACAGCGGCGCTGGAAGTGCCCCTTGATC TGCCCCAGCCCCCCACTATCACGGTGCAATCCCCAAAGGATTACATCTTCGACCCACGGGAGGACATCATCATCCACTGTGAAGCCAAGGGGAAGCCTCACCCCAG CTTTTCTTGGACGAGGAACGGGAGCCATTTTGATGTGGAGCAAGACTCCAAAGTTCTAATGAAGCCCGGTTCGGGAACTCTGGTCATCGACATCAGTGGGGAAAAGGCCGAGGCCTACGAGGGAACGTACCAATGCACGGCCCACAATGACCACGGCACGGCTATCTCCAACAACATCGTCATCAGACAGTCCA GGTCCCCCTTGTGGTCGAAAGAAAGACTTGAACCCATCACGGTGCAGACGGGGGTCTCGCTGGTGCTGCAATGCCGCCCCCCGGCAGGGCTGCCCCCTCCCGTCATATTTTGGATGGATAACA TTTTCCAGAAGCTGCCGCTGGACAATCGAGTGACCCAAGCCCTGAACGGAGACTTGTACTTTTCCAACGTCCTCCCAGAGGACAATCGGAACGACTACATCTGCTATGCCCGCTTCCCGTATACGCAAACCATCCAGCAGAAGCAGCCCATCTCCGTCACAGTGCTACAAA CCTTCCCGGCAGGACAGCGCCGTCCCGGTTTCATGACTCCTTTAGGCGCCACCAGCACCAAGATGGTCCTACGAGGGGAGACCCTCGAGCTGGAATGCATCGCTGAAGGCTT GCCCACTCCGGAGATGTCTTGGCAGAAAGATGGCGGGGAGCTGCCAACCAGCAGAGTTTCTTTCCTCAATTACAAGAAGACGGTTAAGATTTTGGATGTAAGCGAAAGCGACGGCGGCGACTATACCTGCACGGCAACCAATCGCCTGGGCACGGCACACCACGTCATCAAGGTCGTCGTTAAAG CTGCTCCATTCTGGATCAGCGCTCCCAGGAACTTGATCCTGGCCCCAAATGAGACCGGCATCCTGACTTGTCGAGTCAGCGGAGACCCCAAGCCGGATATTAGTTGGTTTGTCAATGGAGTCCCAATAGAAA ATGCTCCTGAGGACCCCACTCGGAAGGTGGATGGCGACACGGTCATCCTCAGCCGAGTGCAAACCAGTTCCAGCGCCGTTTACCAGTGTAACGCCTCAAACGAATTCGGCTACCTTATCGCCAACGCATTTGTCAGCGTGCTCG CGGAGCCCCCGAGGGTGCTCACTCCTCCCAACCAAGTGTACAAGGTCATCACCAACAGCCCAGCTTTACTCCACTGCGCCACTTTCGGCTCACCGATACCAACCATCACTTG GTTCAAAGATCGCCAAATCAGCATCAAGAGCGAAGACCCCTACGTGATCCACGAGAACGGCACGCTGGAGATCAACGTGGCCCAATCGCAGAACAGCGGGAAGTACACGTGCATTGCTAGCAACAACCTGGGCATCAAGGAGAACCACGTTTTCCTGGAGGTCAAAGAGCCCACGCGTATCCTGAAGCAACCCGAGTACAAGGTGGTCCAACGAGGCATGAGCGCCATCTTCGAGTGTAAAGTCAAGCACGACCCGTCCCTCGTCCCCACCATGACCTGGTTGAAGAACAGCGGCGAGCTGCCAGACGACGAGAG GTTTGAGGTGGACACCGACAGTTTGATCATCAAAGATGTGACAGAGGAAGACGAGGGCACTTACACGTGCATCATGAACACCACCCTGGACCGGGACTCGGCCAGCGCCATGCTTACAGTCGTCG AGAAACCTGACCCGCCAACTGATCTGGAACTCACTGACCAAACAGAACGGAGTGTTCAGCTCACCTGGATCCCTGGAGATGAACACAACAGTGCCACACaga ATTTTTTAATCCAGTACGAGGATTTGCTGCACCAGCCCGGCATCTGGGTCAACATGACAGAAGTGGCTGGTACGAGCACCACAGCGCAACTGGAGCTCTCGCCGTACGTCTACTACTCCTTCCGGGTTCTGGCCAAGAACCAGGTGGGCCACAGCCAACCCAGCCAGCCATCACGCCAGTACAGAACCAACCCGGCGG CACCTGATGAGAATCCTTCAAATGTTCGGGGAGAAGGAACAGAACCTGGGAACCTGGTCATCTCCTGGACA TCGCTAACAGGATTCCAATCCAACGGGCCCGGTCTGGAATACAAAGTGCTTTGGCGCCAGATGGACGTGGATGAAGAATGGTCCTCTAATACCGTGGCCAACGCCTCACAATACGTCGTGTCCGGAGTTCCCGTCTACGTTCCCTACGAGATCAAAGTCCAAGCGCTCAACGACTACGGCAACGGGCCGGAAGCCGAGGTCGTCGTCGGATACTCCGGGGAAGACT TGCCTTTGTCCGCCCCTGATGGTGTCCTGGTCACGGTTGACAACAGCACAATGGCTAAAGTGCATTGGGAGCCGGTGTCGCCTAACTCGGTTCGTGGGAAACTTAAAGGCTACAAG GTATACTACCGCCGCCAACGAGGCCTGGAGGATGATGAGGATCAAGAGTCCCAAGACCAAGTTCTGACCTTCAGCGAGAACCAGACCGAGGGACACCTGACGGGCTTGCAGCCCTACAGCCTCTACAACATCTTCATCAGGGTCTTGAATAGCAAAGGAGAAGGTCCTCAGAGTCAGGACACGCAATTTGAGACCCTCGAGGGAG TTCCAGGACCACCGTCTTTTTTAAACGTCTTGAATCCCAGTTTGGACTCGCTCACTCTGGAATGGGGTCCACCACTGAAGAAAAATGGACGCCTTATTGGGTACACGCTGAAATACCAGCCAG TTATTAACAGCACGGAAGTGGGGCCGGCCACCGTCCTGGATTTTCCGCTCAACGAGACCACGGTGGCGTTGGACAACCTCAACTCCAGCGTCCTCTACAAGTTCCACCTGAGTGCAAAGACCATCAAAGGCGCTGGCGCCAATTTCACCAAAGAGGCTTCCACCGTCACGGAAACAA CTCATATTCAGCCTACTGTCCAGACGGGCAAAG GCCCCACTGAGCCCCCTCCTCACCCAACCTCCCCCGTCACTCAATCCACGCACCCCCCGCTTCGCAAGG CGCCCTCTGTGGGTCCCGTTTTTGGCATAGTAAACACATCAGTATGGGAGGAGTGCGCGATGATCACTTGGGAATACTTTGGACACCATAAGAACATTTATGTGGAATACACGGTAGAAAACA GTAAAGAGGACTGGAAAAGGGAGTCGGTAAACGGCTCTCACTCGCATATTTTAAAAGGCTTAAAGCCGGGGACGTCCTATAGGGTGCGCGTGGTCGCTCGAGACCCGGCCGGGGCGGCGCCCCACACCACCACTGAAGAGGTGGTTACAGTGCCAG CCGTGGCCAGTCGGCACGTGGACATCGCCACCCAGGGCTGGTTCATCGGGCTGATGTGCGCCATCGCCCTGCTCATCCTGGTGCTCCTCATCGTCTGCTTCATCAAGAGGAACAAGGGTGGAAAATATCCAG TGAAAGAGAAAGAAGAAGCCCACCAAGACCCGGAGATCCAACCCATGAAGGAGGACGATGGCACATTTGGAGAATACAG tgacacggaggaccacAAGCCGCTGAAGGGCAGCCGGACGCCGTCCAACGGCACGGTGCGGCGTGACGAGAGCGACGACAGCCTGGTGGACTACGGAGAAGGCGGGGACGGTCAGTTCAACGAGGACGGCTCCTTCATCGGCCAGTACAGCGGCAAGAAGGAGAAAGACACACACGAGGGCAACGAAAGCTCCGAGGCGCCGTCGCCCGTCAACGCCATGAACTCTTTTGTCTAA
- the nrcama gene encoding neuronal cell adhesion molecule a isoform X4, with translation MDFPMVHLVMGKMRSSGSGAVLLMILLSHLTAALEVPLDPKVLEGLPQPPTITVQSPKDYIFDPREDIIIHCEAKGKPHPSFSWTRNGSHFDVEQDSKVLMKPGSGTLVIDISGEKAEAYEGTYQCTAHNDHGTAISNNIVIRQSRSPLWSKERLEPITVQTGVSLVLQCRPPAGLPPPVIFWMDNIFQKLPLDNRVTQALNGDLYFSNVLPEDNRNDYICYARFPYTQTIQQKQPISVTVLQTFPAGQRRPGFMTPLGATSTKMVLRGETLELECIAEGLPTPEMSWQKDGGELPTSRVSFLNYKKTVKILDVSESDGGDYTCTATNRLGTAHHVIKVVVKAAPFWISAPRNLILAPNETGILTCRVSGDPKPDISWFVNGVPIENAPEDPTRKVDGDTVILSRVQTSSSAVYQCNASNEFGYLIANAFVSVLAEPPRVLTPPNQVYKVITNSPALLHCATFGSPIPTITWFKDRQISIKSEDPYVIHENGTLEINVAQSQNSGKYTCIASNNLGIKENHVFLEVKEPTRILKQPEYKVVQRGMSAIFECKVKHDPSLVPTMTWLKNSGELPDDERFEVDTDSLIIKDVTEEDEGTYTCIMNTTLDRDSASAMLTVVEKPDPPTDLELTDQTERSVQLTWIPGDEHNSATQNFLIQYEDLLHQPGIWVNMTEVAGTSTTAQLELSPYVYYSFRVLAKNQVGHSQPSQPSRQYRTNPAAPDENPSNVRGEGTEPGNLVISWTSLTGFQSNGPGLEYKVLWRQMDVDEEWSSNTVANASQYVVSGVPVYVPYEIKVQALNDYGNGPEAEVVVGYSGEDLPLSAPDGVLVTVDNSTMAKVHWEPVSPNSVRGKLKGYKVYYRRQRGLEDDEDQESQDQVLTFSENQTEGHLTGLQPYSLYNIFIRVLNSKGEGPQSQDTQFETLEGVPGPPSFLNVLNPSLDSLTLEWGPPLKKNGRLIGYTLKYQPVINSTEVGPATVLDFPLNETTVALDNLNSSVLYKFHLSAKTIKGAGANFTKEASTVTETTVASRHVDIATQGWFIGLMCAIALLILVLLIVCFIKRNKGGKYPVKEKEEAHQDPEIQPMKEDDGTFGEYSDTEDHKPLKGSRTPSNGTVRRDESDDSLVDYGEGGDGQFNEDGSFIGQYSGKKEKDTHEGNESSEAPSPVNAMNSFV, from the exons ATGGACTTCCCCATGGTCCACCTGGTCATGGGCAAGATGAGATCCTCGGGTTCTGGAGCGGTTCTTCTCATGATCCTCTTGAGTCACCTGACAGCGGCGCTGGAAGTGCCCCTTGATC ctaAGGTCCTGGAAGGAT TGCCCCAGCCCCCCACTATCACGGTGCAATCCCCAAAGGATTACATCTTCGACCCACGGGAGGACATCATCATCCACTGTGAAGCCAAGGGGAAGCCTCACCCCAG CTTTTCTTGGACGAGGAACGGGAGCCATTTTGATGTGGAGCAAGACTCCAAAGTTCTAATGAAGCCCGGTTCGGGAACTCTGGTCATCGACATCAGTGGGGAAAAGGCCGAGGCCTACGAGGGAACGTACCAATGCACGGCCCACAATGACCACGGCACGGCTATCTCCAACAACATCGTCATCAGACAGTCCA GGTCCCCCTTGTGGTCGAAAGAAAGACTTGAACCCATCACGGTGCAGACGGGGGTCTCGCTGGTGCTGCAATGCCGCCCCCCGGCAGGGCTGCCCCCTCCCGTCATATTTTGGATGGATAACA TTTTCCAGAAGCTGCCGCTGGACAATCGAGTGACCCAAGCCCTGAACGGAGACTTGTACTTTTCCAACGTCCTCCCAGAGGACAATCGGAACGACTACATCTGCTATGCCCGCTTCCCGTATACGCAAACCATCCAGCAGAAGCAGCCCATCTCCGTCACAGTGCTACAAA CCTTCCCGGCAGGACAGCGCCGTCCCGGTTTCATGACTCCTTTAGGCGCCACCAGCACCAAGATGGTCCTACGAGGGGAGACCCTCGAGCTGGAATGCATCGCTGAAGGCTT GCCCACTCCGGAGATGTCTTGGCAGAAAGATGGCGGGGAGCTGCCAACCAGCAGAGTTTCTTTCCTCAATTACAAGAAGACGGTTAAGATTTTGGATGTAAGCGAAAGCGACGGCGGCGACTATACCTGCACGGCAACCAATCGCCTGGGCACGGCACACCACGTCATCAAGGTCGTCGTTAAAG CTGCTCCATTCTGGATCAGCGCTCCCAGGAACTTGATCCTGGCCCCAAATGAGACCGGCATCCTGACTTGTCGAGTCAGCGGAGACCCCAAGCCGGATATTAGTTGGTTTGTCAATGGAGTCCCAATAGAAA ATGCTCCTGAGGACCCCACTCGGAAGGTGGATGGCGACACGGTCATCCTCAGCCGAGTGCAAACCAGTTCCAGCGCCGTTTACCAGTGTAACGCCTCAAACGAATTCGGCTACCTTATCGCCAACGCATTTGTCAGCGTGCTCG CGGAGCCCCCGAGGGTGCTCACTCCTCCCAACCAAGTGTACAAGGTCATCACCAACAGCCCAGCTTTACTCCACTGCGCCACTTTCGGCTCACCGATACCAACCATCACTTG GTTCAAAGATCGCCAAATCAGCATCAAGAGCGAAGACCCCTACGTGATCCACGAGAACGGCACGCTGGAGATCAACGTGGCCCAATCGCAGAACAGCGGGAAGTACACGTGCATTGCTAGCAACAACCTGGGCATCAAGGAGAACCACGTTTTCCTGGAGGTCAAAGAGCCCACGCGTATCCTGAAGCAACCCGAGTACAAGGTGGTCCAACGAGGCATGAGCGCCATCTTCGAGTGTAAAGTCAAGCACGACCCGTCCCTCGTCCCCACCATGACCTGGTTGAAGAACAGCGGCGAGCTGCCAGACGACGAGAG GTTTGAGGTGGACACCGACAGTTTGATCATCAAAGATGTGACAGAGGAAGACGAGGGCACTTACACGTGCATCATGAACACCACCCTGGACCGGGACTCGGCCAGCGCCATGCTTACAGTCGTCG AGAAACCTGACCCGCCAACTGATCTGGAACTCACTGACCAAACAGAACGGAGTGTTCAGCTCACCTGGATCCCTGGAGATGAACACAACAGTGCCACACaga ATTTTTTAATCCAGTACGAGGATTTGCTGCACCAGCCCGGCATCTGGGTCAACATGACAGAAGTGGCTGGTACGAGCACCACAGCGCAACTGGAGCTCTCGCCGTACGTCTACTACTCCTTCCGGGTTCTGGCCAAGAACCAGGTGGGCCACAGCCAACCCAGCCAGCCATCACGCCAGTACAGAACCAACCCGGCGG CACCTGATGAGAATCCTTCAAATGTTCGGGGAGAAGGAACAGAACCTGGGAACCTGGTCATCTCCTGGACA TCGCTAACAGGATTCCAATCCAACGGGCCCGGTCTGGAATACAAAGTGCTTTGGCGCCAGATGGACGTGGATGAAGAATGGTCCTCTAATACCGTGGCCAACGCCTCACAATACGTCGTGTCCGGAGTTCCCGTCTACGTTCCCTACGAGATCAAAGTCCAAGCGCTCAACGACTACGGCAACGGGCCGGAAGCCGAGGTCGTCGTCGGATACTCCGGGGAAGACT TGCCTTTGTCCGCCCCTGATGGTGTCCTGGTCACGGTTGACAACAGCACAATGGCTAAAGTGCATTGGGAGCCGGTGTCGCCTAACTCGGTTCGTGGGAAACTTAAAGGCTACAAG GTATACTACCGCCGCCAACGAGGCCTGGAGGATGATGAGGATCAAGAGTCCCAAGACCAAGTTCTGACCTTCAGCGAGAACCAGACCGAGGGACACCTGACGGGCTTGCAGCCCTACAGCCTCTACAACATCTTCATCAGGGTCTTGAATAGCAAAGGAGAAGGTCCTCAGAGTCAGGACACGCAATTTGAGACCCTCGAGGGAG TTCCAGGACCACCGTCTTTTTTAAACGTCTTGAATCCCAGTTTGGACTCGCTCACTCTGGAATGGGGTCCACCACTGAAGAAAAATGGACGCCTTATTGGGTACACGCTGAAATACCAGCCAG TTATTAACAGCACGGAAGTGGGGCCGGCCACCGTCCTGGATTTTCCGCTCAACGAGACCACGGTGGCGTTGGACAACCTCAACTCCAGCGTCCTCTACAAGTTCCACCTGAGTGCAAAGACCATCAAAGGCGCTGGCGCCAATTTCACCAAAGAGGCTTCCACCGTCACGGAAACAA CCGTGGCCAGTCGGCACGTGGACATCGCCACCCAGGGCTGGTTCATCGGGCTGATGTGCGCCATCGCCCTGCTCATCCTGGTGCTCCTCATCGTCTGCTTCATCAAGAGGAACAAGGGTGGAAAATATCCAG TGAAAGAGAAAGAAGAAGCCCACCAAGACCCGGAGATCCAACCCATGAAGGAGGACGATGGCACATTTGGAGAATACAG tgacacggaggaccacAAGCCGCTGAAGGGCAGCCGGACGCCGTCCAACGGCACGGTGCGGCGTGACGAGAGCGACGACAGCCTGGTGGACTACGGAGAAGGCGGGGACGGTCAGTTCAACGAGGACGGCTCCTTCATCGGCCAGTACAGCGGCAAGAAGGAGAAAGACACACACGAGGGCAACGAAAGCTCCGAGGCGCCGTCGCCCGTCAACGCCATGAACTCTTTTGTCTAA